In Oryza sativa Japonica Group chromosome 2, ASM3414082v1, the following are encoded in one genomic region:
- the LOC4329559 gene encoding uncharacterized protein At2g27730, mitochondrial isoform 2 (isoform 2 is encoded by transcript variant 2) gives MATRTAVARVVAPHQPAWAAAVLARRMEGGRRVARYFSDGTGRVLSEEERAAESVYIQKMEREKLEKERRKADKDKADAAKRAAAAKGDKGGEARPT, from the exons ATGGCTACAAGAACGGCCGTGGCGAGGGTGGTGGCGCCTCATCAACCCGCGTGGGCGGCGGCAGTTTTGGCGAGGaggatggagggaggccggcgcgTGGCGCGCTACTTCAGCGACGGCACCGGCAGGGTGCTCAGCGAGGAGGAGCGCGCCGCCGAGAGCGTCTACATACAG AAGATGGAGAGGGAGAAgctggagaaggagaggaggaaggcggaCAAGGACAAGGCCGATGCAGCGAAGAGGGCGGCCGCCGCCAAAGGGGATAAG GGCGGGGAAGCTCGCCCAACCTGA
- the LOC9268143 gene encoding protein FAF-like, chloroplastic encodes MAVTTTCRGGHHAAVMPRPPPPLFGQAGQDQRRRYLGLCTEGLGSESSESSGGDVDLGTGGGDDTGNDGVGRALPCKRQHRPIDDEEEEEEKTVVPAALAPPLPAWTRAAFPPPISVIGAGGKPWLYLRAHRGDGRLVLREVRIPSRELLHGRREDGRFKLHFAHPDEQLQQQQLLLLADDQDPAEKNE; translated from the coding sequence ATGGCCGTTACCACGACGTGCCGAGGAggccaccacgccgccgtcatgccgcgcccgccgccgccgcttttcggGCAAGCCGGACAGGACCAGCGGCGGCGCTACCTCGGCCTCTGCACCGAGGGGCTCGGGTCCGAGAGCTCGGAGAGCTCCGGAGGCGACGTCGATCttggcaccggcggcggcgacgacaccgGCAACGACGGCGTCGGCCGCGCGCTGCCGTGCAAGCGGCAGCACCGTCCcatcgacgacgaggaggaggaggaggagaagacggTCGTGCCAGcagcgctggcgccgccgctcccggcgtGGACGAGGGCGGCGTTCCCGCCGCCGATATCGGTGATCGGCGCCGGCGGGAAGCCGTGGCTGTACCTCCGGGCGCACCGCGGGGACGGCCGGCTGGTGCTCCGGGAGGTCAGGATACCGTCGCGGGAGCTGCTCCATGGGCGCCGCGAGGACGGCCGCTTCAAGCTCCACTTCGCCCACCCGGACGAACAGCTACAGCAACAACAGCTACTGCTACTAGCAGATGACCAAGATCCAGCAGAGAAGAACGAATAG
- the LOC4329560 gene encoding N-carbamoylputrescine amidase, giving the protein MAGGGGAGSKVSVAAVQFACTDVESENVDTAERLIREAHKKGANIVLVQELFEGQYFCQAQRLDFFQRAKPYKGNPTIIRFQKLAKELEVVIPVSFFEEANNAHYNSVAIIDADGTDLGLYRKSHIPDGPGYQEKFYFNPGDTGFKAFKTKYATIGVGICWDQWFPECARAMVLQGAEILFYPTAIGSEPQDNNLDSREHWKRVMQGHAGANLVPLVASNRIGRETVETEHGESTITFFGNSFIAGPTGEIVKLANDKDEDVLVAEFDLDEIKSTRHGWGIFRDRRPDLYKVLLTLDGEKS; this is encoded by the exons atggcGGGGGGCGGGGGCGCGGGGAGTAAGGTGTCGGTCGCCGCCGTGCAGTTCGCCTGCACCGACGTCGAGTCCGAGAACGTCGACACCGCGGAGAG GTTGATAAGAGAAGCTCATAAGAAAGGAGCAAACATTGTCCTTGTTCAG GAACTGTTTGAGGGGCAGTACTTCTGTCAAGCTCAAAGGTTGGACTTCTTTCAACGTGCTAAGCCTTATAAAGGGAACCCAACTATAATCAG GTTTCAAAAACTTGCAAAGGAGCTGGAAGTTGTAATACCTGTCAGCTTTTTTGAGGAGGCGAACAATGCACATTACAATTCAGTAGCCATTATTGATGCTGATGGCACTGATCTTGGCCTGTACCGCAAATCACATATTCCAGATGGACCAG GTTATCAAGAGAAATTTTATTTCAATCCTGGTGACACCGGCTTCAAG GCTTTCAAAACGAAGTATGCTACAATTGGTGTTG GAATTTGTTGGGATCAGTGGTTCCCAGAGTGTGCAAGGGCCATGGTGCTTCAGGGGGCTGAAATTTTGTTCTATCCAACTGCAATTGGTTCTGAGCCCCAGGATAATAACCTAGATTCCCGAGAACACTGGAAGCGCGTCATGCAAGGACATGCTGGTGCTAACCTG GTTCCCCTTGTTGCTTCTAACAGGATAGGAAGGGAAACCGTTGAGACTGAGCATGGTGAAAGCACTATAACATTCTTCGGGAATTCATTCATAGCAG GGCCAACCGGTGAAATTGTGAAGCTTGCAAATGACAAAGATGAAGACGTTCTTGTAGCAGAGTTCGACTTGGACGAGATCAAGTCTACCAGGCATGGTTGGGGGATATTTAGGGACCGGCGTCCTGATCTATATAAAGTGCTTCTAACATTGGATGGCGAGAAATCATGA
- the LOC4329559 gene encoding uncharacterized protein At2g27730, mitochondrial isoform 1 (isoform 1 is encoded by transcript variant 1) produces the protein MATRTAVARVVAPHQPAWAAAVLARRMEGGRRVARYFSDGTGRVLSEEERAAESVYIQKMEREKLEKERRKADKDKADAAKRAAAAKGDKKGGEARPT, from the exons ATGGCTACAAGAACGGCCGTGGCGAGGGTGGTGGCGCCTCATCAACCCGCGTGGGCGGCGGCAGTTTTGGCGAGGaggatggagggaggccggcgcgTGGCGCGCTACTTCAGCGACGGCACCGGCAGGGTGCTCAGCGAGGAGGAGCGCGCCGCCGAGAGCGTCTACATACAG AAGATGGAGAGGGAGAAgctggagaaggagaggaggaaggcggaCAAGGACAAGGCCGATGCAGCGAAGAGGGCGGCCGCCGCCAAAGGGGATAAG AAGGGCGGGGAAGCTCGCCCAACCTGA